The following are from one region of the Methanomassiliicoccales archaeon LGM-DZ1 genome:
- the hemB gene encoding porphobilinogen synthase, whose translation MFPINRGRRLRQTPEIRSLVRETRLDPSNLILPIFFDANINEIKYTASMPGVPTYPLSGYREILDDILGSGVTSVLVFGVPAKKDSVGSDAYSDTGVVQTAIRGLRAAQKEGEGLVIIADLCMCEYTDHGHCGVLREDGDVDNDPTVELYGKIAVSQAKAGADIIAPSGMMDGQIDAIRNALDCAGFQNTPIMAYSAKYQSAYYGPFRDIANSAPSCACHARKDRATYQMDPANRREALREISEDLDEGADIIMVKPAGPYLDVVREAADTFPVPICAYQVSGEFAMIKAAAANGWIDEERIMMESLIGIKRAGADMIITYYAKDAARMLKGIQ comes from the coding sequence ATGTTCCCTATCAACAGAGGAAGAAGGCTCAGACAGACACCGGAGATCAGATCGCTCGTGAGGGAGACCAGGCTCGACCCCTCGAACCTCATTCTGCCTATATTCTTCGATGCGAACATAAACGAGATCAAATACACCGCATCGATGCCGGGCGTTCCCACCTACCCGCTCTCCGGGTACAGGGAGATACTCGACGACATCCTCGGCAGCGGCGTCACCTCGGTCCTGGTGTTCGGGGTCCCCGCGAAGAAGGACTCCGTCGGCTCGGACGCCTACTCCGACACCGGAGTGGTGCAGACCGCCATCCGCGGCCTCAGGGCCGCCCAGAAAGAGGGCGAGGGGCTGGTCATCATCGCCGACCTCTGCATGTGCGAGTACACCGACCACGGCCACTGCGGCGTCCTCCGCGAGGACGGGGACGTCGACAACGACCCCACCGTCGAGCTCTACGGGAAGATCGCAGTGTCCCAGGCGAAGGCGGGAGCGGACATCATCGCCCCCTCCGGGATGATGGACGGGCAGATCGACGCCATCAGGAACGCGCTCGACTGCGCCGGGTTCCAGAACACCCCCATAATGGCCTACTCCGCGAAGTACCAGAGCGCCTACTACGGCCCGTTCAGGGACATCGCCAACTCCGCGCCGTCCTGCGCCTGCCACGCCAGGAAGGACCGCGCCACATACCAGATGGACCCTGCCAACAGGCGCGAGGCGCTGAGGGAGATCTCCGAGGACCTCGACGAGGGCGCGGACATCATCATGGTGAAGCCCGCCGGCCCCTACCTTGACGTCGTCCGCGAAGCGGCCGATACGTTCCCCGTCCCCATCTGCGCTTACCAGGTATCGGGAGAGTTCGCCATGATCAAGGCGGCCGCCGCCAACGGATGGATCGATGAGGAGAGGATCATGATGGAATCCCTCATCGGCATCAAGCGCGCCGGCGCCGACATGATCATCACCTACTACGCCAAAGACGCCGCCAGGATGCTCAAGGGGATCCAATGA
- the hemA gene encoding glutamyl-tRNA reductase, whose product MLVSLHITHSSAGGMECLTEIIPGLEEAVTKDLENDPDVSEYVVIRTCNRLEAYAAADDNHAVRLRMEETVRKAIPYEHRDFWYILQDDECIKHLFTVVCGIDSLIVGEDQIQHQVKDSFAKAQKEGHVGRVLYSLFNNAIVVGKKVRTETELNKGAVSVGYASIELAEKKIGSLEGKNIAIIGAGDMAGLIAKNLAGKGPRTVFVSNRTFERARELAKELGGTAVGMDRLTEMIAGSDLVLVATSAHHDVVSREMVENAMASRPDRPLLLIDVSVPTNVAKDAGSVPNVTLSTMASLDAIAAENVARRKKEISAAEKIIQQEMAKIAEDRKTEAADAVIRGIGMMSERIRQTEAEKAKHALSNGADPDETVDALTRAIIKQLSADIIKNLRKAALNGEDDVVDAASKLFSPSGKE is encoded by the coding sequence ATGCTGGTCAGCCTTCATATCACGCATTCTTCCGCCGGGGGGATGGAGTGCCTTACCGAGATCATACCCGGGCTTGAGGAAGCGGTCACGAAGGACCTCGAGAACGATCCCGATGTATCGGAATATGTGGTCATACGCACGTGCAACCGCCTGGAGGCATACGCCGCGGCAGACGACAACCACGCCGTCCGCCTGCGCATGGAGGAGACGGTCAGGAAGGCCATCCCCTATGAGCATAGGGACTTCTGGTACATCCTGCAGGACGACGAGTGCATAAAGCACCTCTTCACCGTGGTCTGCGGGATCGACTCGCTCATAGTCGGAGAGGACCAGATCCAGCACCAGGTGAAGGACTCATTCGCCAAGGCCCAGAAGGAAGGCCATGTCGGGCGCGTGCTCTATTCTCTGTTCAACAACGCCATCGTCGTCGGCAAGAAGGTCAGGACCGAGACGGAGCTGAACAAGGGGGCTGTGTCGGTCGGGTACGCTTCCATAGAGCTCGCTGAGAAGAAGATCGGCTCCCTCGAGGGGAAGAACATCGCGATCATCGGAGCGGGCGACATGGCCGGGCTCATCGCCAAGAACCTGGCCGGCAAAGGCCCCCGCACGGTCTTCGTCTCCAACAGGACCTTCGAGAGGGCCCGCGAGCTCGCGAAGGAACTGGGAGGGACCGCGGTCGGCATGGACCGCCTGACCGAGATGATAGCCGGCAGCGACCTCGTGCTCGTGGCCACCTCTGCCCACCATGACGTCGTCAGCAGGGAGATGGTGGAGAATGCCATGGCCTCGAGGCCGGACCGCCCCCTGCTCCTGATCGACGTCTCCGTCCCGACGAACGTCGCGAAGGACGCCGGCAGCGTTCCCAACGTCACGCTCTCCACCATGGCATCCCTCGACGCCATCGCGGCGGAGAACGTCGCGCGCAGGAAGAAGGAGATCTCCGCGGCCGAGAAGATCATCCAGCAGGAGATGGCGAAGATCGCCGAGGACCGGAAGACCGAGGCGGCCGATGCGGTCATCCGCGGCATCGGCATGATGTCCGAGCGCATCAGGCAGACCGAGGCCGAGAAGGCCAAGCATGCGCTGTCCAACGGGGCCGATCCAGACGAGACCGTGGACGCTCTCACGCGCGCGATAATAAAACAGTTAAGTGCGGACATCATCAAGAACCTCAGGAAGGCGGCACTGAACGGGGAGGACGACGTTGTGGACGCCGCCTCGAAGCTCTTCTCACCGTCCGGCAAGGAGTGA